GTCAACAGGAACAATTTCTCCACCAAGTATAAATCCCATACCATCTTTTTTAGTTTCTTTTACATTCTTTGTATTATCTTGTCTAAATCTTAAAAAGTCATATCCTACTTTTACATTAACTTCCCATGCAAAAACCGATGTACTTACTAAAAGTAAACTTAATATTAATTTTTTCATATTTTCCCTTTCCTCTACCAACTATATCCAAAATGGATTTCAAAGTTTAATATATTTTCTACATCTGATGGTTTAATATTTTTAAATGTTTTTAAAGTTCCCATATAAGCTGTAGATGCCCCAAGAGTAATTTTGTTAGGTAATTTTTTATCAAAACCTATTTTTAAATCATAATTTAAATGACCATCTGGTTTTTCATATAAATTAACATTAGTTTTAATATACTTATAGATATAAGCATCATAAGCTATATTAATTTTAGGTTCTAAGTATATACTTAACTCATCTTTAAAGTATTCTAATTTTAATAAAGCATTAAGGCTTCCAGTTAAATTAACACCTCTCATTGTATCTGTTAATTTACCTCCACCGAAACTAATGTATGTTCCTATACTTGGAGTAATATAGAAAATTTCTTTTAATTTTATTCTTTGATAATAACTTGCATAAATATCAAAGTTATTCGTTAATATCATTTTTTTATTATTTTTCTTATTAGGTGGTAATAAAGATAATCTATATCTTGCAAATCCTTTAAATTTGTTATCTACCTTTAATCCTAATCCTGTCATAACATGATGCACTAATTTATTACTATATTCAGTAAATATTGCTAATTTAATATCTTCTCTACCTTTAACTTGTAAAATAGTTCCACCTATTTTAATACCACTTAATAATTTTTCAAGTTCAAATTTACCATTAGTTATTACATTTTTTATTATTGGTATAACTGGCCCTAATTCTGCTTTAAAGAAGTACTTATCATCAAATCTTTCAACTATACTTGTATCATAATATTTCATAATATCTAAAATTTCTTTTAATTTTTTATTATCATATACATATACATTAATAGGTACTGTTGATACTGAATTATCTTTCATTGTAACAACTATATTTTGAACATACTCTCCTTCTTTTTGATTATCATATTTTTTTGTAGTATCCCATTTTATACTATCTTTATTTTCAATAAGTTTACTATTTATTAATTCATCTATATTTGTTACTACTGAATTAGCTTCTGGTAAATCTTCGTTTATAATTAAATAAACATCTTTAACCTTAATAGGATTTTTTAATACTATTACATTAACCTTAAATTGAGAAAATGCATCTGCATTATCAATTGATTTTAATGTTAATGGGAAAGATTTTTTATTTTGACCTTCCCAATTATTTATAATGGCTTTACCTGAAATTTTAAGTTCTTTTCCTTTTAATTCTTCTCCATTTGTATCATTTTCAGTAATATCAGAAACTAAATTATTTAATGTTATTCCTGTTGGTAAATCTCCATCTATAATTTCAAAAGATTTTATACCTGCTTTATCTAGTGCCTTGGCTAGTGATATTTCATTATATGCTATTTTCTCAGTTATAATTATATCTTTTGCCTTTATTATTGGTGGGTCTTGATCTAATACTTTTAGTGTTAAATACTCACCTTTATCTATTGTTCCATCTTTATATAATACTGTAAGTGTTATATTTTCTCCGTTTATATTTATAAACTTAGCTTTTAACATTTCTTGCGTAGCAATATCACTAGATTTTACTAAAAATCTAAAATCTTGTTTATCTTTACTTAAATTTGGGTCATATTTTAAACCTGGAACTTTTATTATCTTATCTAAATATGGATAATGTTTATAATTTTCACCATTTACTACTATATCATTTATGCCTTCATTTAATTTTTCCGCATTATTAAACCAAACTGTTATTGTTGCATTAGATGGTTTGTAATATTTATTAAAATCAAATATCAACCTATTTTTAGGCTCTTTATCATCTTTATCTAATACTCCATCTCCATCATCATCAGTATCTATTATATCTGGAATACCATCTCCATCAATATCTCTTAAAATTGTTATTTTTACAGTTTTTTCACTTATACTTTCTGCTTTTCCATCATTATATGTTACTGTATTAATAACTTTAATTTCTTTTTCTTGTATTTCAGGTTTATTAGTAGGTGTATCTTTCCAATCTAATTTTAATACTTTACCATTTAAAAGTTTTTTAGTCTCATTAAATTTAATTCCACCAAATACTTCTGCATTAGTTTTAGAATTTCCAGTTACATATTCTAAATATTCACTTTCTACTCTATAATTATGCTTATCTTTTTCTACATTTATACCTTTTAATTTTAAAGTATTTTCTATATCATCATATTCTATATCGGCAATTTTATTACCTTCTATTATACCTACTACTTTTTTATCTTTATCATTATCGTATATATCTTTGTATGAATATTCTTTACCTTGGTCATTTCCTTTTATAATATCTAATTTAGAACCTATATATTTTTTGTCATATATTTTAATATTAATTTTTATTTTTCTCATTGAATCATCTAAATATTTTATTATAGCAGTTTCTGTTTTTGCACCCTTAGTATTATATGTAGCAAATTCTTCATTTTCAACTATTCTATCAGCATCTACTTTATTTTCTATTTTAGCACTTACTATATATGGCTTAGTATCTAATATTTTCTTTAATTCTTCTAATAAATCAAATTTTTCTCCTATATAACCTTCTATATTTACTTCATCAAATACTGTACTATCTTTTTCTTCATCGCTTATAGTTTTTAATGTAAGTTCATTAGATTTTAATGCTTCATTAGTTTTATCTTTAACTATTACGCTTATTTTTTTACCATTTAAAGCTTTAAATTCTTCTTTTTCTGTATTTTCTGCTGGAAGATTTAATTTTAATTTTCCATTATCTAATTCTAAAGTATAAATTCCTTTTGCATCAGACTTAGAAGCATTTAATGTATAATTATTTCCAACTTTATCAAATACTAATTTTTCATTTCCTATATTGATTAATATTTCTACAATATCAGAATCAAGATTAGATATTAATATATTTCTATCTATATCTTTTGCCTTATCATTAACCTTATAATTATGTTCTAACTTAGCCATATTTATAGTTGAATCATAGTTTACTGAATTAGTTGTAACACCTGTGTCATTAGGATTATACCTATTAGTTATTACTGCAACTATACTCTTATTATTTAATTTATTAGTTATAGTATCAATATCTTTTGGTGTTATTATTATATTCCCATTATTTTCAACCTTAATTGAGTAAAGTACTGTTTCAGGATTTTCTATAGTCCATTTATTATTTCTATCTTTTTGTATAGTAAGTTTTGTATCACTATTATCTTTTAAAACTATTTTATTAGCATTAGTTCTACCTTTAACACCTAAACCATCTAAATCTAAAACAAATTCTTTTGGAAAACCATTATTATCTCCTAAATTTATTACTTGAAGACTAAGTTTAGCAGTTCCTGTTACTACTTCTAATTTATCTGGTGTCAAATCTCCAGACTTATTATCTTCATTTCTTTCAACTTTAAATGTTATTACTTTATCTATATATTCATTAGGGTAATTTTTTGCTTTTACTCTTACCATAATGTTTATAGTTTTTTCTAATTGTTCATCATTTTCCCAATTAGTTACTATTGCCTTACCTATTAAACTACCATTACTATCTAACATTACTTTAGTTTTATCTAAACCATCATAATTTATTTTTTTATCTGCTGTTTCAGATATTAGTATTCCTGTATTTTGTATTCCTATTAATTCATTTATTATTTTAGGATTTTGATTATTTAACACTAATGCAACTTCATTAAAGTCTACACCTTCTACTTTATTAGCAAGTGTATTTATATCAACCTTTAAATAATTGGCTTTTAATATAATTTTATTATTTTCTTTTAATTTATTTGCTAACTTATAATTAAATAATGTTTCTTGTGATATAATTTCACCATTTTTATCACTCCAAAATAAGAATTTTCTATCTGTATTTTCATTTATAGATATATTTTCTTTTTCAAGTTTAGATAATATTTGTTTAAATTTAGTCCCTTCTGTTTCATCATTTGCATCACCTATATATGTTTTAGCCACATATGTAGAAGTATTATTACTAAATTTCCCATCTGAATTAGTATCTAACTCAATGTCTAAATAATTTCCAGTATTCCCATTATTATCAAATATAGGTTTTATCTTTAAATCAACATTTATTATTTCTTCAACTCTACCTTCAACACCTTGTTCTGCTGGGTAAATTACTTTTATTTGTAATTTTTTATCTTCTAAACTATCAGTTGGGTAAACTAAACTTTGAGTTAATAACTCAACTACCGTTCCTGGTTTTTCTGCTTTAATATCATTCCAGTTTGCTATAACTTTATCTAAAAATTTATCTTTTAAGATTTTAGTTCTTTTTCCATTTTCTAATGTTGTAATTTGAGAATATTGAAAAACTTCTACAGGTGTATTAGGACTTGCTGGCTTTGCAGATATATGTGGTTCTATTATATAATTTGCATCAGCATCAAAAGCATTGGGTAAACCTGTTTGTAAATCAATAGTAGTAAATTGTTTATTTATACTATCATTACTTATATTTTTAGTTCCATATTCTCCAAATATTGCTAAATTAGTAATAACTTCACATTTATTTGTTGCACTATCAGAACAATCATTATTAGTGTTTTTAGTTACATTTAGTTTATTTACTTTTATTATTCTATATTTATGTGTTGAAGTATCAGTATCTCCTTTAAATGTAAGTGTTCCATTATATGTGTTTTCATTATTTGGTAATTTATTTGCATCATATCCAGGTATTCCAAAAAAATGTCCTGGTATTACTAATTTATCAATTTTCTCTGCTATAAATTTAAAATTTGAACTTCCTAATGAATTAGAATTTTGTTGTCTAAATGCAGTTAAATCCATATTATTACCTTTTATTTCATAAAATATATTTCCAACTGACGTTACTTTTCTTAAATTCCAATTTCTTGTATCTGGGTTGGCTGCTTTTGCATTATAAAACATTCTTCCCATATCTGTAACATTTCCCATAGTCCAATTAGTTGTATTTGGATTTGCCATTACTGCATTTAAAAACATTGAATTGGTAGTTTTTAAATTTGGAGACTTAAATCCTGCAGAATTTTCTAATTTTGCTTTAGGTGCATCTTGAAACATTGAATTTGCTTTTTCTAATGATGAAGCATTCCAAGTTCCTATTTCTGGATCTGCTACTTTTGCATTATAGAACATTAAACTCATATCTACTACATTAGATACATTCCAATCAGTAGTCATTGATTTACCATCTGCTTTTCTTAAAGTTGCTTTTTCTGTACCCAAAAACATTCTATGCATAGTTTTTACATTATGTGTATCCCATTTTGAAACATTAGGGTTAGCATTTTTCGCTCCATCGAACATACTTGCCATATCCTCAACATTTCCCATAGTCCAA
The sequence above is a segment of the Oceanivirga salmonicida genome. Coding sequences within it:
- a CDS encoding BspA family leucine-rich repeat surface protein, with protein sequence MKNKIKVLTYFFMFAFFSLSALPQKTDIGENSNTVFIELANNVYTVTGSGKISKSKWESEVINKSILQKETSTLKFESNNIKFPDNSSNFFRTNIFTYTNPKGTGTKIKLDIPNNMDTSNVTNMAGMFYGVLVDIPDLSNWDTSNVTDMGAMFSYTLKANPDVSKWKTSNVTNMASMFYNAAAAKLRKNDGASMTISWDVRKVISMQSMFSSDGNSEFKVVSDPEIGTWNADSLENASYMFAKNNEATLKNSAGFKTPNLVNMANMFFDTEKANPETTNWDVSQVKNMAGVFYATKNANPDVSNWKTGKVTNMDSMFRDAEKATLRKTDGTSMTIAKADGTWNVGRVKTMHLMFYNKSVSDPEIGTWNAERLEDASSMFQGNKHATLKKSAGFKSPYLENANSMFNNATMAEPETADWTTGNVRNMQSMFDGAKIANPDVSKWDTHNVKTMHRMFFGTEKATLRKADGKSMTTGWNVSNVTDMSLMFYDAKVADPEIGTWNALSLEKANSMFQNAPKAKLENSAGFRSPNLKNANSMFLNAVMANPDTTDWTMGNVEDMASMFDGAKNANPNVSKWDTHNVKTMHRMFLGTEKATLRKADGKSMTTDWNVSNVVDMSLMFYNAKVADPEIGTWNASSLEKANSMFQDAPKAKLENSAGFKSPNLKTTNSMFLNAVMANPNTTNWTMGNVTDMGRMFYNAKAANPDTRNWNLRKVTSVGNIFYEIKGNNMDLTAFRQQNSNSLGSSNFKFIAEKIDKLVIPGHFFGIPGYDANKLPNNENTYNGTLTFKGDTDTSTHKYRIIKVNKLNVTKNTNNDCSDSATNKCEVITNLAIFGEYGTKNISNDSINKQFTTIDLQTGLPNAFDADANYIIEPHISAKPASPNTPVEVFQYSQITTLENGKRTKILKDKFLDKVIANWNDIKAEKPGTVVELLTQSLVYPTDSLEDKKLQIKVIYPAEQGVEGRVEEIINVDLKIKPIFDNNGNTGNYLDIELDTNSDGKFSNNTSTYVAKTYIGDANDETEGTKFKQILSKLEKENISINENTDRKFLFWSDKNGEIISQETLFNYKLANKLKENNKIILKANYLKVDINTLANKVEGVDFNEVALVLNNQNPKIINELIGIQNTGILISETADKKINYDGLDKTKVMLDSNGSLIGKAIVTNWENDEQLEKTINIMVRVKAKNYPNEYIDKVITFKVERNEDNKSGDLTPDKLEVVTGTAKLSLQVINLGDNNGFPKEFVLDLDGLGVKGRTNANKIVLKDNSDTKLTIQKDRNNKWTIENPETVLYSIKVENNGNIIITPKDIDTITNKLNNKSIVAVITNRYNPNDTGVTTNSVNYDSTINMAKLEHNYKVNDKAKDIDRNILISNLDSDIVEILINIGNEKLVFDKVGNNYTLNASKSDAKGIYTLELDNGKLKLNLPAENTEKEEFKALNGKKISVIVKDKTNEALKSNELTLKTISDEEKDSTVFDEVNIEGYIGEKFDLLEELKKILDTKPYIVSAKIENKVDADRIVENEEFATYNTKGAKTETAIIKYLDDSMRKIKINIKIYDKKYIGSKLDIIKGNDQGKEYSYKDIYDNDKDKKVVGIIEGNKIADIEYDDIENTLKLKGINVEKDKHNYRVESEYLEYVTGNSKTNAEVFGGIKFNETKKLLNGKVLKLDWKDTPTNKPEIQEKEIKVINTVTYNDGKAESISEKTVKITILRDIDGDGIPDIIDTDDDGDGVLDKDDKEPKNRLIFDFNKYYKPSNATITVWFNNAEKLNEGINDIVVNGENYKHYPYLDKIIKVPGLKYDPNLSKDKQDFRFLVKSSDIATQEMLKAKFININGENITLTVLYKDGTIDKGEYLTLKVLDQDPPIIKAKDIIITEKIAYNEISLAKALDKAGIKSFEIIDGDLPTGITLNNLVSDITENDTNGEELKGKELKISGKAIINNWEGQNKKSFPLTLKSIDNADAFSQFKVNVIVLKNPIKVKDVYLIINEDLPEANSVVTNIDELINSKLIENKDSIKWDTTKKYDNQKEGEYVQNIVVTMKDNSVSTVPINVYVYDNKKLKEILDIMKYYDTSIVERFDDKYFFKAELGPVIPIIKNVITNGKFELEKLLSGIKIGGTILQVKGREDIKLAIFTEYSNKLVHHVMTGLGLKVDNKFKGFARYRLSLLPPNKKNNKKMILTNNFDIYASYYQRIKLKEIFYITPSIGTYISFGGGKLTDTMRGVNLTGSLNALLKLEYFKDELSIYLEPKINIAYDAYIYKYIKTNVNLYEKPDGHLNYDLKIGFDKKLPNKITLGASTAYMGTLKTFKNIKPSDVENILNFEIHFGYSW